Genomic window (Apodemus sylvaticus chromosome 22, mApoSyl1.1, whole genome shotgun sequence):
GGAAGAGCTCCGCTCAGGTTGCAACCATGTTCAACCTTACTCTTCAACACCTGcacctccctcctcttctgaCTCGGGTATCCGGTGACCATATCATGGAAAGAGCACAGGAGTAAAGATTTGCCTGGGTGGTGCGGGGGTGGTGCGGGGCGTGGCTCAGTGCTAGAGTGTGAGACCCTGAATTTAACTCCCAAGACCTCCCCAAATATGACAGGCCTCAATTGAattatactcttttttttctagTCTCCAGAAGGGATGGAGACTCCAACAATTTGGGGCCTTTCTCACCAGGCAGTCAGTGCCCCTCGCCCACGCAGCGTGTTCACTGTGAAATCACTTCCCACCACTCTCCCCTTCTGCAGGCACCATGAGCTCAACCAGAGTGCTCTTTGGTTCACGAACTCGAACTCCTACTTTGATCATCTTATTTCCATATACAGGGACGCAGGAAGGGAAGGCGAATGAAGGCCACTCCGGAAGTACTGACTTAAAGAATCCTGCATTccagagccgggtggtggtggcgcatgcctgtaatcccagcactctgggaggcagaggcagggggatttctgagttcgaggtctgcctggtctacagagtgagttccaggacagccagggctatagagagaaaccctgtctcagaaaaaccaaatctaaaGAATCCTGCATTCCGGAAGAGCTCACCTACTGACTTAAAGAATCCTGCAGGAGagtctctttccttttttgaCAGCGCAGGGGAATCAAACCAAGGGCTTTGAGCACACAGTAAGCATGCATTGTACCACTGAGTTCTGTCCCGacattttgaaaacaatttagccaggcagtggtggtgcacgcctttaacacCAGCacgtgagaggcagaggcaggcagatttctgagttcaaggccagtctggtctacagagtgagttccaggacagagaaaccctgtctcaaagaaccaaagccaaaccaaaccaaaccaaacaaaacaaaacccaccaaaaacccaaacataatttattcttattttatgtgcatgggtgtttttccTGCGTGTCTGACAGGGTAAGGGCGTTaaattccctggaactgcagtttcagacagttatgagctgctgCTCGGgtgttgggacttgaactcagaacctctggaagagcacccagagctcttacctgctgagccacctctccagcccccagacacTGTTTtgcattgttgctgttgttttcttttcttttgtgtgtgtttggttttgttggtggAGTCGCCACGTATATCGTTCACGTGCCCTGACGCTTGCGCCTAGCATGTGGCAGCGGCCCACCCtgacttttgttttcatttgtgtaaatgaatgaatgaatgaatgaatacggTTGTAAGATTTTGAGCGGTTCCCAACATACCAACCACTGTGCTGGAAAACCAGTGTGAACTTCCTGACTCTGAAGAACTGCCCTAATTAAGGACATCCTGTACTTATTCAAccttttcccctctttccctcctccacaaacctctctctctctctctcacacatactctctctctctctctctctctctcacacacacacacacacacacacaaacacacagccgACCCTCTGCGCGCCTCACTCTCTACTGCAAGAGAGTTCGGACTCAAGGCCAAGCACTGAGCACTTGTGAGCTCTGATGCAAGCAAGACTgctataaaaagacaaagacattcAGAAAACAAGGGACAGTATTGCCATTTTGCCTTTAATGGAAGAGTGgctaacagttaaaaaaaaaaaaaaactctttaaaaaaaaatccattgtttGAATTTTCAGAAATATACATACACTTGAAAGCCAATAAagtcattataaaaataaactctGGATATGTTTTAAAGGGGGAAAGGACCAGTCTTTGTGGCAGCACAAATGcttagtaataatagtaataataatataccAGTCTATCTGAGATGGATCACCCCAGCGTGGAGGGCGCCTTTGCTTTGGAGGACAGGGCCTGCCGGAAGCGCCTCTTCAGGTCCTGCATGTTGGGGGACCGGGGCCGGGGGATGATAGATGCCCTCCTCCGCTCCCCGCCCAGGCTGTGTAACTTGCTCACTTCTTTGCAGAGATGTTGGAACACATCACAGACGTCTTCGTAGTTTTCGCTAGTAGAAATCTCAAGGAAGAGACTGCCTAGCTCGTTAGCTAGCTGAAGCCCTTGGTGGGTCTGCACCTGCCGGGCATGCAAAAGGTCTCCTTTGTTTCCCACGATGATGACGGGGGCTTTCCCATCAGGGTGGACCTTCCGGATATGCTGGTACAGGGGCCGGATGGACTGGTAGCTCTCATAGTCCGTTATGGAATAAACCAGCAGAAAGCCCTCTGCCCACTGCACATATTTGGACAGAGAATCCACCATTTGACTGAGGCTGTCTGGGACCTGGGAAAAGAACAAAATGGGACCTGCTCAAAGAAGCGCAAACGTGGATGCTGGAGTAGCCCTTGATGGAACACTGGACAGAGAAACCACTAAGCACAGCTGTCTGGTTCTCCTTAGCTTCTGCAAGAAGCTTTTGATGCAGAAAGCCTCCGTAAGTGTTCAACCTGGATTATTTTCTGAGCCGGGTCTGAAGTGGACCGGTAACCTACTTTTTCCACAGGCAATCTCCAGTGAGCTCTAACCACTTAAGAATAATTACAGACCAGAATGGCTTAGTTTTCAGGGAACTAATTCATAACAAACAAAACTCTGGAAACAGCCCAACATAAATATCTATTCCCAAGcccataaaaaaatatttttagcagtCAACTTCTTGAGAATGTTGCAGAAACAAATTCCTTTCTCTGGACTCCACTCAACCTTTTCCTCCCTAGAAGGGCTGAGCAATTAGTTAAGTCGCATTCCACAACGATAGCCAAAAGGTTATCTGATTGCAATTACTGCCTTGAgaaacgcccccccccccagattctTTTTGCGGGGGAGAGGGATAGCCCTGGCCAGGAAGCAGACCCCCTCCCTCCAGAATCCCACCTACTCCTTGCGTTTTtaatgtggtgctgggaattgaatcctggACCTTTGGGTGAAGGCTTACTACCCTAGTCCCACAGCTGAGGTTTTCAGATTGTTCCTGGATGCGCTCTGAACGTGTTAATACCTGCCTAGGCAGCCCCAGGCAACAGtggtcagccagggctactgctgggatgggggtggctcagcctgtcatcccaacacttgggaggctgaggcatcaGCGATTATAAGGAATCCTAGGCAAAGCTCAACTACAAAGCAAGTACTAAAtacaccagccagggctacacaactAGATGCAATCtttaaaataactaattaaaagtGGCATTTAAGAGGAAACTAGTTCTAATGAATCATTTCTTGCCACCTAGGAGGGCATCCAACATCCCAGTCCTCAGCTCACCTTGCGCCCACACATATGTATTGGACatgctgagacatctcactgaGAGCCTGGAGCCTCAAGGTCAGATATAGCTGCATCACATCCCCTCCTTACCTGGATGCCTCCTGGAGTGTCCTGGATCTGTAGGGATAACTGGTCCCCCTCTACATAGACCAATCTCGAATACAGTTTACCTGTACAACGAAGAGGAGTTTGCATCTAAGTTCCCACGGCTGGATGAGCAAAAGAAAGAGCGAATAAAGGGAGGCGGGGAGAGGACAAACAGATACAAGAGCCAGGGAGCAGACAAACATTCTAACCTGTGTTGGGTTCGTAGTCGCCGATGAATCTCTTGGTCAAGAAGCGCACAATCATTGCTGGAAAATGAAGTAGGAAAATCAGCTGAAGAAGTGGGTCAAGGTGGTCCAAACTGGGCCCTCAAAGGAACAGCACGCCTCTCCCCAGGTTCCCGGGACAAAGCCCGGCCACCACCGAGTGCCTCCCCGCGGAATGTGATGGACCGGTCTGGATCGACCCTCAACAGGCGCCAACCCGGTCCAGAGCTCAGAATTGGACTGCTGAAGCAACAGGCGGAAGGGTCTCCCTGCATCCCGGCATCCCTGCGGGTGGGGACCCTCCGCTGTCCCTGGGCGATTTTGCGCGCCTTTGTCCCACTCACCGCTCTTGCCCACACGACCCGCGCCCAGCACCGCCAGCTTGATGTCCTTTGGCAGGAGGTAGTCGGAGGAGGACTCGGGGATGGGCGCCAGCAGAAAGTGCCCAGACATGGTGAGCGGCCGCATGGACGCGTCCCGAGACCACGCTGCAGGAGAGCGGGCTGGATACGCGCGGACACACAGCGCCCTGGATGTGGCGCGGCCAGCGATGCTGCCCAAGCTCTTGGATTTTAAAGAGCACGGGGAGTGCGGTGgctgcctctggctcctcctTTTCCCCGCCCCTTCCTGGAATGGTGGGAGCAGCTCGCCAGCAGGGGACTGTCACCCGCAGGCGTGCGCATCCCCAGGCTGCCTGACGCGCTCTGCCCGCCCAACTGCGCGGGTTCCTGCTGGTGGAGCTCTGGGGAGGCCTTTACTCAAATTGTATTTGCCGGGTCTTGGAGGAAGCCGCCAGCCTGGGCCATTAGCCTGGAGCGGGAACCAGAGAGTGGAGCTAAGCCTCCGAAAGAGCAAAAGCTGCAATTGGCTGGATGTTTCTGGGACAATGGGAAAGAGATCCCTGTTTTGAGTCTTTGATTGTCAAACAGTACTGATGAGAACCCTGACTTTGATCTTCAGCTTCCTGTAcactgagtgtggtggcacactggCCTGctatcctagcacttaggaggcagaggcaggagagtcagaagttcaaggtcatccttggccacaTTTAGggtttgagttcgaggccagcttggactacataagACCCGGTCTCATATGTAAGcaaacaagccgggcagtggtggtgtatgcttttaatcccagcacttgggaggcagaggcaggcagatttctgagttcgaggccagcccggtctactgagtgagtttgaggagagccaggactacacagaaaaaccctgtctcgaaaaacaaaaaacaaaaaattaaacaaacaaatacataaataaattaaaattttaaaatggtacCGAGAGGTGACAACTCTGAGGAAAAGGGTATTACCAAGGGAAGGGTCCTAATTTACTAATTTAGTGTGAATCAAGGTAATTGCAGTCACTTCCCTGTGAACTCCCTTAGCAGGCAGTCATGCCCACAGCTCAGCATCCAAACCCAGACAGCCCCTTTCCGCTGGGAGCTGACACGGACTCAGTGAGGATCCCACTTGGGTCCCAGACCTACTTTACTATTCAAATATTTCCTGGTAGGTATGTGGTAGAACTCAGGGTAGGGGGCAGGAGAAGGACCCAGAAGATAAAAATGGCCTTGTTCTTGGATGCCACCATGGCACGGCTGTATCTCAGTCTCATTTGCCCAATTGTCTTCTAGACAGTCCTACCTgtattctttcctcttttccagcTTGAAGGGCATGATGAACCACACAGAACTTAATGGTTCAATGCAAAACACTGTtcttaaaaaagatttacttactttTGCCGGTGCTCTATCtgtatgtacacctgcatgccagaagagggcatcagatcccattacagatggttgtgagccaccttaacagttgctgggaattgaactcaggacctttggaaaagcagccagagcttttaaccactgagccatctctccagcccccacattcTGTTCTTAAGCTATGCCAGGCTCTGTCAGAGGGCTTAGCTGAGAATTTATGAGTCCTAGGGAAATAGGCTGAACTGCTCCATCACAGACTCTCAAGTTTGGCTCATGCAGGAGTTTGGCAAGGCTTGCCCTCAGAGTGGCCAAGCAGAGCCCTAAGACAGTGAGTGAAAGTAGGGCAAGGCCTCTGGAGGCTGGGTGACTCTAGGGCAGAACCCTCATCCCTGGTGCACAGTTGACCAAAGCAAACCATGAGGCCAGCTTGAGTTCAGAAGATGGAGAAATGATACTCTACCCCTATAAGGACAGAGCAGCAAGTCACATGGGAAAAGGGCTAGCATATAGTAGAACATGTCAGACAACTCGGTCTAGTTTTGCTGTTGAACATGCCAATAAACGTGCTTCCATACACCAAGTAGTTCAAGCCAGATCCTGTGACCCCGCCTTGACCTTAGCTACTCCCATCATGTCACGGTCAAGTTCCACGGTTTCTTTTGCTCACATTTCTGGGTGTCTCCCTAGGCACCCCACTCCCCTTCTTCCTCAGCTGAAGAATACTGAATGTTCCTGAACTCAGCTAGACAGTCAGCACCTCTTCTTGTTCCTCTCCTGAAGACACAGCGAAATCACTGCCAGAATTCCTAACTCCATCTTAATTTCTCAGGGCCCCTTGGCAGTTTCTGTCTCAGCTGTCATTCAAGTTGGAATATTTGTTCGCTGTCCATTTTCACTGGGAAGGAGACTTACTATGCATCCTTTTTCCCCAGCAAGTGGGGATCTCTAACATTGCAAGAACCccattcccaacacacacacacacacacacacacacacacacacacacacgcacgcacgcacgcacacacatttaGTTGACTTTCTGAATGATCAAATGGATGGGCATTGACTCTACTGTTTGACATGGAATAGCCAAAAGTCCTGTTTATGTCTGTTGTTCTGATGATCTGGAAAAAGATGTCCTAGAGAGACCTGCTATAGTTAAGAGGCACAGACTGTGATCTTTTCACAAGGCAATCATTTCCCATTAACAGTCAGTTTAGCTGCAGAGACATGAAGCAGGGCCTTCCTAACTGGAAAAATGGGCACCATGAATACAAGAGCTGTTTAAGAAGTCACTGGGGAACTGCTGTTTTACAAAAACCCATTACAAAGCTCTGGGGAGGCAAGGCTGTTGTTTCTTGGAGTCTCTTGGCCTCTCCTTGATGGACACAAGATGGTTTCTGTAGCATCCAGTTCTCATATAGAGAGGGAAGGACTATCTTGCTTTGCCTCTTGAActatgaaattttttaaaagtagttctTGAGTTGGGGACATAGCTCAATGGCAGAGCCTTTGCCTAGCACACCCTGGGGCTTGTCTAGATTTAGCTCAGAACAAACAAGGAGTGGTAGTCCACACATATAAGCCAATAAACGAGGAGTGGTAACCctcatctataatcccagcacccaggaaacagagacaggaagatgacaAATTCAAGACTATCCTTGACTACGCAGTAAATTAGAGGTTATCCTCGGCTACACAAAAGCccatgtaaaagaaaaagaattatctATTTTGTTTACATCTTACTAACCAGACCAGACAGATGTAAACAGAGGAGAGCAAGGCTCCAAACAGCTGGCAAAGGCTGGGGTGGCGGTGACCCCATCTTGCGTAGTCATGGTTCCCTCTGGAGGACTAGAGACACTATtaatatcatgaaaaataaaaaccagagaaTGGCAGTTGAGCAGGGGCCAATGCAATCTGTCACAAACACCCTGCCATTTCCTGTGACAGAAATGCAGATTTTAAGCTCGAGGCTACCTCCTCACTCCTTCACTGTATTTCCGGTCCCTCTGCTTACGGCAGTGATTCTCAAACTTCCCAcagctgcgaccctttaatacagctcctcgtGTGGGGACCCCCAACCATagaactatttttgttgctacttcataagtataaatcatcatgtaaatatctgatgtgatATATGATACATCATATATGATacacctgtgaaagggtcatttgaccccagaGGGGTCACAATCCAcacattgagaaccactggtttaacaTCGATAAGGAACATTCCGGAGCCTGGGTTCTGCCCAGTGGAAATGGGTTTGCCCTTAGAGTGCCCCTTGCTTGGAAGAGCTTAAAGTGTGTCTCCATTCTCCTTGGAAGGGTTCTTCACATTTATAGATACACGAAATAACCTGATTCTTGTGTGAAGACAATAAGCCACCAAAGCAGAGAATTATAAATAGGCTCTCCCGAATCCATGCTCCATGCTGCCTGGGCTTTATTTCATGTTATATTTGTGTCTAGAGTTACGTAAAGCTGTGGTACAATCAATGTAACACAGGCAGGCTGGACAGATTCGGGAAAGATAATAGGAATGCGTGGGCATAGACACCACACCAATCTGTGGGTGTCTTAGAGTGTGAAGGGCAGAATTGGCAAGTAGCAAGTAATAGGTTGGACAAGTCATTAACTCTTTCTCAGCCACACGAAAAGAAAGCTTAATTCCAGCCCTTCAGTGAGGTTTGCCCAGGACCCCACTATAGTTGATAAATAATCCTACCCACCATCCATATTGAGGGTCaatgtctccccccacccctttttgagacagggtgaatcttttttttttttggatttgatttttttttcaagacagggtttctctgtgtagccctggctgtcctggaacttactctgtagaccaggctggtctcgaactcagaaatccacctacctctgcctcccaagtgttgggattacaggcatgtgccaccactgcccggccagacagggtttctctacgtagccctggctgtcctggaattcactctgtagatcaggc
Coding sequences:
- the Rasl11a gene encoding ras-like protein family member 11A, whose amino-acid sequence is MRPLTMSGHFLLAPIPESSSDYLLPKDIKLAVLGAGRVGKSAMIVRFLTKRFIGDYEPNTGKLYSRLVYVEGDQLSLQIQDTPGGIQVPDSLSQMVDSLSKYVQWAEGFLLVYSITDYESYQSIRPLYQHIRKVHPDGKAPVIIVGNKGDLLHARQVQTHQGLQLANELGSLFLEISTSENYEDVCDVFQHLCKEVSKLHSLGGERRRASIIPRPRSPNMQDLKRRFRQALSSKAKAPSTLG